The DNA segment AGTCCCCCTGGGGACTGATGAAAGGAATAGCTCATGGAGCTCGCATTCGGTTTCCTCGGTTGGATTATCTTCGGTGGCATTGCTGGCTGGCTCGCTTCTAAGGTGATGAAGACCGATGAGCAAATGGGTGTTTGGGCCAACATTGGCGCTGGCGTTGCAGGTGGTCTTATCGGTGGTGCCATTCTTGGCTTCGTGCTCGGTGCGGAAAGTGCCGGCTTCTTCTGGAGCTTCGTCACTTCCTTCGTCGGTGCCTGCTTGGTCATCGGCATTATCAAGGCTGTGAAGGGGCGCAAGTAGTCAACGCACTGCGTCCTCCGACGCAGCCCATACAGATATAGGAATGCCCCCGCAGATGCGGGGGCATTCGCTGTTTCTAGAGTGAGCTTTGTGCTAGCAGAACGCTAGGGGGCAGTGTAGTCGGATTGGCCAGCGTCACCAGCAAAACCGTTGTTTTCGCCCTTGTGGCTC comes from the Lawsonella clevelandensis genome and includes:
- a CDS encoding GlsB/YeaQ/YmgE family stress response membrane protein: MELAFGFLGWIIFGGIAGWLASKVMKTDEQMGVWANIGAGVAGGLIGGAILGFVLGAESAGFFWSFVTSFVGACLVIGIIKAVKGRK